A genome region from Triticum aestivum cultivar Chinese Spring chromosome 2B, IWGSC CS RefSeq v2.1, whole genome shotgun sequence includes the following:
- the LOC123047573 gene encoding uncharacterized protein yields MGSGSISSDMEMLMEEIISLRRERKDLMESLTPKISCWRDQISGAAISSFHKMDSQQQQQQVYLTDDFDILEDVEDLGQRMLSLAHSLSTSHAPISLYKADELVSTASKLERISLDFCNSTEAPMEEAAEEERYRMMEIRKTEGEGTAEELDEEMEIKKTKQTREKKMRNDDELSKLSLSNEFLQLSSSVLDRPYCYKNELAMLFTVEEEEEYERVMEAEREMERQRENCRRRRRKKRPPKKPLIVEVEHAADEQETKSQTEQLKEWMDDELEFFAGHRSIWERSSGSKAGRCGGFEDKTTLSPLQFTHCTPGILLPRAAVTERTLQIYSFKLVGLTEQLKWPLCVYGVVAARDTVDRNRNLLFSRSRIRGQLLSGHDSYLRLTGPSRAILVGDYVDFEVELKVRDGDNEHNDTQLMCVSKRYKEADGDGEQPLLFDSPFCTAESRFELIPTTVQLTVLSVRVVGGEFPFSSGGQVACIVSGRERVVLFDSTEKITREDQVVLDGYVPLSRNAVSVEFEKGVTVEVTAYADSGSISDRVHFPSKWCNISQDRCFICGSEVEITVAWSRVVRDKMEMLLEGYATQV; encoded by the exons ATGGGCAGCGGGTCGATCTCGTCGGACATGGAGATGCTGATGGAGGAGATCATCTCCCTGCGGAGAGAGCGGAAAGACCTCATGGAGTCTCTTACTCCCAAGATTTCTTGCTGGAGGGATCAGATCTCTGGAGCGGCAATCTCGTCCTTCCATAAGATGGActcacagcagcagcagcagcaggtatACTTGACAGACGACTTCGATATCCTGGAGGACGTCGAGGATTTGGGCCAGCGGATGCTATCTTTGGCACATTCTCTTTCGACCTCCCATGCCCCCATCTCCTTGTACAAGGCGGACGAGCTGGTTAGCACAGCATCCAAATTAGAGAGGATCTCGCTGGATTTCTGCAATTCTACCGAGGCGCCAATGGAGGAGGCAGCCGAGGAGGAGAGGTATAGGATGATGGAGATTCGGAAGACAGAAGGAGAAGGTACTGCTGAGGAGTTGGATGAAGAGATGGAGATAAAGAAGACGAAGCAGACTCGGGAGAAGAAGATGAGGAATGATGATGAGCTGAGCAAGCTTTCTCTGTCCAACGAATTCTTGCAACTCTCCTCCAGTGTCCTGGATAGACCCTACTGCTACAAGAATGAGTTGGCCATGCTGTTTacggtggaggaagaggaggagtatGAGAGGGTGATGGAGgcggagagggagatggagaggcAGAGGGAGAACTGCAGGCGGCGGAGAAGAAAGAAGAGGCCCCCGAAGAAGCCTCTGATTGTGGAGGTGGAGCACGCTGCTGACGAGCAGGAAACAAAATCTCAAACGGAGCAACTCAAGGAGTGGATGGATGATGAGCTGGAATTTTTCGCAGGCCACCGTAGCATCTGGGAACGCTCTAGTGGCAGCAAGGCCGGGCGGTGCGGCGGCTTCGAAGATAAAA CGACATTAAGTCCTCTCCAATTTACGCACTGCACACCCGGTATCCTTCTGCCCCGTGCCGCTGTCACTGAAAGAACGTTGCAAATCTACTCATTCAAACTTGTTGGACTAACGGAGCAGCTGAAGTGGCCACTCTGTGTTTATGGCGTGGTTGCTGCCCGAGACACCGTAGACCGCAACCGCAACCTTCTCTTCTCTCGGTCGAGGATCAGGGGTCAATTACTCTCTGGACAT GACTCTTATCTGCGCTTGACTGGCCCGTCTCGAGCAATTCTAGTTGGGGATTATGTTGACTTTGAAGTTGAACTAAAAGTACGTGATGGAGATAATGAGCACAATGATACACAGTTGATGTGTGTTAGCAAGCGGTATAAAGAAGCAGATGGTGACGGTGAGCAACCTTTACTCTTCGATAGCCCATTCTGCACTGCGGAGTCGAGGTTTGAGCTTATTCCTACGACGGTCCAGCTCACTGTATTGTCCGTTCGTGTTGTTGGAGGGGAGTTCCCTTTTAGCTCTGGGGGTCAGGTTGCTTGTATTGTTTCTGGCCGTGAGAGGGTTGTGCTGTTTGATTCTACTGAAAAAATTACTAGAGAAGACCAAGTAGTTTTGGATGGTTATGTTCCTTTGTCAAGAAACGCCGTTTCAGTAGAGTTCGAAAAAGGAGTGACTGTTGAGGTAACAGCCTATGCTGATTCTGGTTCTATCTCTGATCGTGTCCACTTCCCTTCCAAGTGGTGCAACATTAGTCAGGATAGATGTTTCATCTGTGGTTCTGAGGTGGAGATTACGGTTGCATGGTCCCGGGTTGTGAGAGACAAGATGGAGATGTTGCTGGAGGGATACGCCACCCAGGTGTAG